One window from the genome of Thermococcus sp. encodes:
- a CDS encoding acetate--CoA ligase family protein, giving the protein MDFFFHPSSVAVFGSFKKGAIAYEILRNIVEGGFGGKIIPVNPKGGTVEVGGRTLQIREALDEAVDTAIIAIPAKFVLSLIDEIGPLTRGAVVISAGFSEVGNADLERELVEKAREHGVRIIGPNCAGIFGVLGNFFGSFEVRVKPGGLALISQSGAFGGAALAMGNDEGIGFSAFVSYGNASDLNESDFLEYFADDENTKVIALYIEGVKDGRRFLEALRYAAARKPVIILKAGKSASGAKAAASHTGSLAGSYEIYRAAFRQAGAIEVEEMEELFDAAKVFEMHTRAGKRVAVITNSGGPGVLATDKLERLGLEIAKLSDETVDELRSFLPPQCSLRNPIDLIADADYERYKKTIEVVCRDENVDSLLVICVPPIFLPGEEIARAIIEAECNKPVIVNFMAGELVGDGVELLEERGIKNFSTPERAARALHWLAGR; this is encoded by the coding sequence ATGGACTTCTTCTTTCATCCCTCCAGCGTTGCGGTATTTGGCTCCTTCAAGAAGGGCGCCATAGCATACGAGATTCTCCGGAACATCGTGGAGGGTGGATTTGGAGGGAAGATAATCCCGGTGAATCCGAAGGGTGGAACCGTTGAGGTAGGGGGAAGAACCCTCCAAATCCGTGAGGCGCTTGATGAGGCCGTTGACACGGCCATAATCGCGATTCCGGCAAAGTTCGTACTGTCTCTCATAGACGAAATCGGCCCCCTTACCAGGGGCGCGGTCGTTATCTCTGCCGGCTTCTCCGAGGTTGGGAATGCTGATCTCGAGCGCGAACTGGTGGAAAAGGCGAGAGAGCACGGCGTTAGAATCATTGGACCGAACTGCGCCGGCATCTTCGGCGTCCTCGGGAATTTCTTCGGCTCCTTCGAGGTTCGCGTTAAACCCGGCGGGCTGGCGTTAATCAGTCAGAGTGGTGCCTTCGGCGGCGCGGCATTGGCCATGGGCAACGACGAGGGGATTGGCTTCTCGGCCTTCGTTTCCTATGGAAACGCCTCCGATTTAAACGAGAGCGACTTCCTTGAGTACTTCGCCGACGATGAAAACACGAAGGTCATCGCCCTCTACATCGAGGGAGTTAAGGACGGCAGGCGGTTTTTGGAGGCCCTTCGCTATGCAGCGGCCAGAAAGCCCGTCATAATACTCAAGGCGGGTAAGAGCGCGAGCGGAGCCAAAGCTGCCGCGAGCCACACCGGCTCGCTCGCTGGAAGCTATGAGATTTACAGGGCGGCATTCAGGCAGGCCGGGGCGATAGAGGTTGAGGAGATGGAGGAGCTCTTTGATGCGGCTAAGGTCTTTGAGATGCACACCAGAGCCGGGAAGAGGGTCGCAGTGATCACAAACTCCGGCGGCCCAGGTGTTCTAGCAACGGACAAACTCGAAAGGCTGGGCCTTGAGATTGCAAAGCTGAGCGATGAGACTGTCGATGAGCTTCGCTCCTTCCTTCCACCCCAGTGCTCCCTGAGGAACCCGATAGACCTGATAGCCGATGCGGACTACGAAAGGTACAAGAAAACGATTGAAGTCGTCTGCCGGGACGAAAACGTGGATTCACTCCTCGTCATCTGCGTCCCGCCCATCTTCCTGCCCGGCGAGGAGATAGCCAGAGCCATCATCGAGGCCGAATGCAATAAGCCGGTCATCGTCAACTTCATGGCCGGGGAGCTGGTCGGGGATGGGGTTGAGTTGCTTGAGGAGCGTGGGATCAAGAACTTCTCGACCCCAGAGAGGGCAGCAAGGGCACTCCACTGGCTAGCAGGCCGTTGA
- the coaD gene encoding phosphopantetheine adenylyltransferase: MRKKYRKVVVGGTFDRLHLGHKALLRKAFEVGEYVYVGLTSDEMIRGKPHAEKILPYGLRLRDLIKFFEVNGYSDYRIIKINTSIGFAGRMKGLEAIVVSEETYKGALVVNRAREENGLKPLEIVTIDIIKSAIGPKISSSLIRAGLIDPFGRPVSSGNETLRKTFKPSDNNTPGDIDGEV; the protein is encoded by the coding sequence ATGAGAAAAAAATACCGGAAGGTCGTCGTGGGAGGTACATTCGACAGGCTCCACCTCGGCCACAAAGCCCTGCTCAGGAAAGCGTTTGAAGTCGGGGAGTACGTTTATGTCGGCCTAACTTCAGACGAGATGATAAGGGGAAAACCACACGCCGAGAAAATCCTTCCCTACGGGCTCCGTCTCAGGGATTTAATAAAGTTCTTCGAGGTCAACGGCTACTCAGACTACCGCATAATCAAGATAAACACGTCAATAGGTTTTGCCGGCAGGATGAAAGGTCTCGAGGCCATAGTGGTCAGCGAAGAGACGTACAAAGGGGCGCTGGTCGTGAACAGGGCCAGGGAGGAAAACGGCCTTAAGCCACTTGAGATAGTCACGATAGATATAATCAAAAGCGCTATAGGACCAAAGATAAGCTCCTCCCTCATAAGGGCCGGCCTCATAGACCCCTTCGGCAGGCCGGTCTCCAGTGGAAATGAAACTCTCCGAAAGACGTTTAAGCCCTCAGATAATAACACCCCCGGTGATATCGATGGGGAAGTTTAA
- the tpiA gene encoding triose-phosphate isomerase, with the protein MGKFKEPIIAINFKTYAQATGDGALRIAKAAEKVYKETGITIVVAPQLVDLYKIAQEVEIPVFAQHIDPIMPGSHTGHVLPEAVKEAGAVGTLLNHSENRMVLADLEASIRRAEEVGLMTMVCSNNPAVSAAVAALGPDYVAVEPPELIGTGIPVSKAKPEVITDTVELVKRVNPEVKVLTGAGISTGEDVKKALELGSVGVLLASGVTKAKDPEKAIRDLVSLVI; encoded by the coding sequence ATGGGGAAGTTTAAGGAGCCGATTATAGCGATTAACTTCAAGACCTACGCCCAGGCCACGGGCGATGGGGCCTTGAGGATAGCCAAGGCCGCCGAGAAGGTCTACAAAGAGACAGGGATAACAATCGTCGTTGCACCACAGCTGGTCGACCTTTATAAAATAGCCCAGGAGGTCGAGATTCCGGTCTTCGCCCAGCACATCGACCCGATAATGCCGGGCAGCCACACCGGACACGTCCTTCCTGAGGCGGTTAAAGAGGCCGGGGCTGTGGGAACGCTCCTTAACCACTCCGAGAACAGAATGGTCCTCGCCGATCTCGAGGCCAGCATTAGGAGGGCGGAGGAAGTCGGACTGATGACGATGGTATGCTCCAACAACCCGGCTGTCAGTGCTGCCGTTGCCGCTTTAGGACCGGACTATGTTGCAGTAGAGCCACCAGAGCTCATAGGGACGGGCATCCCCGTCAGCAAAGCCAAGCCAGAAGTTATAACCGACACCGTCGAGCTGGTTAAGAGGGTCAACCCCGAGGTTAAGGTCCTTACCGGCGCTGGGATTTCCACCGGAGAGGACGTCAAGAAGGCCCTTGAACTCGGAAGCGTTGGAGTGCTCCTCGCGAGCGGTGTAACCAAGGCCAAGGACCCGGAGAAGGCGATAAGGGATCTGGTGTCGTTGGTAATCTGA
- a CDS encoding SDR family NAD(P)-dependent oxidoreductase: MGRVEGKVAIVTGATSGIGRAIAKLLAREGAKVAVTGRNEECGRQVVGEIISEGGTAKFWKLDVSREEEVKRVFAEIVEEFGRVDILVNNAGVTGVDKPTHELTEEEWDQVMDVNVKGVFFCTKHAVPYMKRSGGGSIVNISSIYGIVGSPGIPPYHASKGAIRLMTKTDALIYAKDSIRVNSVHPGSIWTPMLMKACRKMGVSNEEECKKVFARMNPVGWVGEPIDVAYAVLYLASDESRFVTGTELVVDGGYTAM; encoded by the coding sequence ATGGGAAGGGTTGAAGGGAAAGTTGCAATCGTTACCGGCGCCACCTCCGGTATTGGGAGGGCGATAGCAAAGCTTTTGGCCAGGGAAGGTGCAAAGGTGGCAGTTACCGGACGGAATGAGGAGTGTGGTAGACAAGTCGTTGGGGAGATCATCTCCGAAGGTGGTACAGCAAAGTTCTGGAAGCTCGACGTGAGCAGAGAGGAGGAGGTTAAGAGAGTCTTTGCGGAAATCGTGGAGGAGTTCGGGAGGGTCGATATCCTCGTGAACAACGCGGGGGTGACCGGCGTTGACAAGCCCACCCACGAGCTTACCGAGGAGGAGTGGGATCAGGTTATGGACGTCAACGTTAAGGGGGTATTCTTCTGCACGAAACACGCCGTGCCTTATATGAAACGGAGTGGTGGCGGGAGCATCGTCAATATCTCCTCGATCTACGGTATAGTTGGCTCGCCTGGGATTCCTCCATATCATGCCTCCAAGGGCGCTATAAGGCTCATGACAAAGACGGACGCCCTGATCTACGCTAAGGACAGCATACGGGTGAACTCCGTACACCCCGGTAGCATTTGGACCCCAATGCTGATGAAGGCCTGCAGGAAGATGGGTGTCTCAAACGAGGAAGAATGCAAGAAGGTCTTTGCCCGGATGAACCCTGTTGGATGGGTTGGCGAACCCATAGATGTGGCTTACGCGGTTCTCTACCTGGCCTCTGACGAATCGAGGTTCGTGACCGGGACGGAGCTGGTGGTTGACGGCGGCTACACTGCCATGTGA